One genomic window of Clostridium taeniosporum includes the following:
- a CDS encoding HAMP domain-containing sensor histidine kinase, which translates to MKKKILISSMTTVFFALIILTSFFVLLSNVQQIRDTKNELRNFNLLISKLDNLEILKKQDFTDIKINNITVRFKLLNENGNIIYNTENEYGSSYKDNKEFQEALEKGEGSATKYNEDGNLNLIYYATKINENKIVVSSVPIDMSKTLQNKNIKYCIGIIMVVMFLSISLYLKLIKMIIKPIKDLESVTHKMANGDYKIRVKVSSKDEIGNLGESFNNMADQLQMKIYEIVDKQNRIESILRSMESGVIAVDNDNVVISINPYAERIFGIRRNIVGKSVIEYISDYDINTFLEEDYEIDKEIKILRPVERDLKIKKSNIINGIDIIGKVITIQDITDIKKLELMRTQFVANVSHELKTPLTSIKGFAETLRYVKDDETREKFLNIIDKEAERLSRLISDILVLSNIESNVSSQNEEFLPKPIIEDSINMVRKIANNKKINLIFKDDNQELILGDKDKFYQLTLNLVENAIKYSDNNSSVQVMSYSKERYYYLEVIDNGIGIPKEDLPRIFERFYRVDKSRKKGGTGLGLAIVKHIVKTFNGDIEVKSTLGKGSTFKVKIKYI; encoded by the coding sequence ATGAAGAAAAAAATATTGATATCATCAATGACAACAGTATTTTTTGCATTAATAATATTAACTTCTTTTTTTGTATTGTTAAGCAATGTTCAACAAATTAGAGACACAAAAAATGAACTTAGAAATTTTAATTTACTTATTAGTAAGTTAGATAACTTAGAAATATTAAAGAAACAAGATTTTACTGATATAAAAATAAATAATATAACTGTTAGATTTAAACTACTTAATGAAAATGGAAATATAATATATAATACTGAAAATGAATATGGAAGTAGTTATAAGGACAACAAGGAGTTTCAAGAAGCTCTAGAAAAAGGAGAAGGCTCAGCAACTAAATATAATGAAGATGGAAATTTAAATTTAATATATTATGCAACAAAAATAAATGAAAATAAAATAGTGGTAAGTTCAGTTCCAATAGATATGTCCAAGACTCTTCAAAATAAAAATATAAAATATTGTATAGGTATAATAATGGTTGTAATGTTTCTCTCTATATCATTATATTTAAAATTAATAAAAATGATTATTAAACCTATAAAAGATCTAGAATCAGTAACGCATAAAATGGCTAATGGAGATTATAAAATAAGAGTTAAGGTTAGTAGTAAAGATGAGATAGGAAATTTAGGAGAAAGTTTTAATAATATGGCCGATCAACTTCAAATGAAGATTTATGAGATAGTTGATAAACAAAATAGAATTGAGTCTATATTAAGAAGTATGGAAAGCGGAGTTATTGCAGTAGATAATGATAATGTAGTAATATCTATTAATCCTTATGCTGAAAGGATATTTGGTATAAGACGAAATATTGTAGGCAAATCTGTAATTGAATATATTTCTGATTATGATATAAATACTTTTTTAGAAGAGGACTATGAAATAGATAAGGAAATAAAAATACTTCGTCCTGTAGAACGAGATTTAAAAATTAAGAAATCAAATATAATAAATGGAATAGATATAATAGGAAAAGTTATAACTATACAAGATATAACTGATATAAAAAAGCTCGAACTTATGAGAACACAATTTGTTGCAAATGTTTCTCATGAATTAAAAACACCATTAACATCCATAAAAGGGTTTGCTGAAACATTAAGATATGTAAAAGATGATGAAACTAGAGAAAAATTTTTAAATATAATAGACAAAGAAGCTGAAAGGTTATCAAGATTAATAAGTGATATTTTAGTGTTATCTAATATTGAAAGTAATGTATCAAGTCAAAATGAAGAATTTTTACCTAAACCTATAATTGAAGATAGTATAAATATGGTAAGAAAAATTGCTAATAATAAAAAAATAAATTTAATTTTTAAAGATGATAATCAAGAACTTATTTTAGGTGACAAGGATAAATTTTATCAATTAACTTTAAATTTAGTGGAAAATGCTATAAAATATTCTGATAATAATTCAAGTGTTCAAGTAATGAGTTATAGTAAAGAACGGTATTATTATTTAGAAGTTATTGATAATGGAATAGGCATTCCAAAAGAAGATTTACCAAGAATATTTGAAAGATTTTATAGAGTTGATAAATCAAGAAAAAAAGGTGGAACAGGTTTAGGTTTAGCTATTGTAAAGCATATAGTTAAAACATTTAATGGAGATATAGAGGTTAAAAGTACATTAGGTAAAGGAAGTACATTTAAAGTAAAAATAAAATATATTTAA
- a CDS encoding winged helix-turn-helix domain-containing protein, with translation MSDEKILIVDDEEHIIELLRFNLINAGYKIISSNNGLDALKLAKEEKPKLILLDLMLPGLDGFDVCKEIKKDKETQKISIIMLTAKGEEIDKILGLELGADDYITKPFSVRELLARVKAVLRRAYPSSEFESNIYESQGFKIDFERHEVFINDKKIELTLKEFDLLKILIKNRGKILKRETLLDKIWGYEYIGETRTVDVHIRYLRKKIEEDDKNPKFIETIRGVGYRFNPINE, from the coding sequence ATGTCTGATGAGAAAATACTAATAGTTGATGATGAGGAACATATAATAGAATTATTAAGATTTAATTTAATTAATGCTGGATACAAGATAATTTCTTCAAATAATGGATTAGATGCACTAAAATTAGCCAAAGAAGAAAAACCTAAATTAATATTGCTTGACTTAATGCTTCCAGGTTTAGATGGTTTTGATGTTTGTAAAGAAATAAAAAAAGATAAAGAAACACAAAAGATATCAATAATAATGCTAACAGCAAAAGGTGAAGAAATTGATAAAATATTAGGTTTAGAGTTGGGGGCGGATGATTATATAACAAAGCCTTTTTCAGTAAGAGAGTTATTGGCAAGGGTTAAAGCAGTTCTTAGAAGAGCTTATCCAAGTTCAGAGTTTGAAAGTAATATATATGAGTCTCAAGGATTTAAAATAGATTTTGAAAGACATGAGGTATTTATTAATGATAAAAAGATAGAATTAACTTTGAAGGAATTTGATCTTTTAAAAATATTAATAAAAAATAGAGGGAAAATTCTTAAAAGAGAAACTTTACTAGATAAAATATGGGGATATGAGTATATAGGAGAAACAAGAACGGTAGATGTACATATAAGATATTTAAGAAAAAAGATAGAAGAAGATGATAAAAATCCTAAGTTCATAGAAACTATTAGAGGAGTAGGTTATAGATTTAACCCAATTAATGAATAA
- the pgeF gene encoding peptidoglycan editing factor PgeF, which produces MNKIDLNKIEKIEDFIIIKLKNTARIVFTNAEFNRSFNRNTEEGIDELESLKSRFKANEIVYLNQVHSDKILIYNNENINNEEGDAIVTNNKNVIVGAFTADCVPIILIDEVKKVCAAIHSGWRGTYESITLKTIEKMQSKFNCNSNNIKAYIGPHIRKCCYEVSEELKEKFLNKKKNINKEDMFNKRNLSLQECILDDLRNSGVKEENINILELCTHCSKEIKLHSYRKSNGSYGRMFSFIILD; this is translated from the coding sequence CTGAATAAAATAGATTTAAATAAAATAGAGAAAATAGAAGATTTTATTATAATAAAGTTAAAAAATACTGCTAGAATAGTGTTTACAAATGCAGAATTTAATAGAAGTTTTAACAGAAATACTGAAGAAGGAATTGATGAATTAGAATCGCTAAAATCTAGATTTAAAGCAAATGAAATAGTATATTTAAATCAAGTACATAGTGATAAAATATTAATTTATAATAATGAGAATATTAATAATGAAGAGGGAGATGCAATAGTAACAAATAATAAAAATGTTATTGTTGGAGCTTTTACAGCAGATTGTGTTCCTATAATATTAATAGATGAGGTAAAAAAAGTATGTGCAGCTATTCATAGTGGATGGAGAGGCACATATGAAAGTATTACTTTAAAAACAATAGAAAAAATGCAAAGTAAGTTTAATTGTAATTCTAATAATATTAAAGCTTATATAGGTCCTCATATTAGAAAGTGTTGTTATGAAGTATCAGAAGAGTTAAAAGAAAAATTTTTAAATAAAAAGAAAAATATTAATAAGGAAGATATGTTTAATAAAAGAAATTTAAGCTTGCAGGAATGCATACTAGATGATTTAAGAAATTCTGGTGTAAAAGAAGAGAATATTAATATATTAGAATTATGTACACATTGTAGTAAAGAAATTAAATTACATTCATATAGAAAATCAAATGGATCTTATGGTAGGATGTTTAGTTTCATAATTTTAGATTAA
- the sigG gene encoding RNA polymerase sporulation sigma factor SigG: MIINKVEICGVNTSKLPVLKEKEKKQLLLALKKGDLSAREAFIKGNLRLVLSVIQRFNNRGENVDDLFQVGCIGLMKSIDNFDLSQNVKFSTYAVPMIIGEIRRYLRDNNSIRVSRSLRDIAYKALIVRDKFIKDNNKEPTISQIAKELELPREEVVFALDAIQDPVSLFEPIYHDGGDAIFVMDQISDSKNTDESWLENISIKEAMKKLTDREKLILNLRFFRGRTQMEVADEIGISQAQVSRLEKTALKHMRKHV, encoded by the coding sequence ATGATTATTAACAAGGTGGAAATATGTGGGGTTAATACTTCTAAACTTCCAGTACTTAAAGAAAAAGAAAAGAAACAACTTCTTTTAGCATTAAAAAAAGGAGATTTAAGTGCTAGAGAAGCCTTTATAAAAGGCAACCTAAGATTAGTACTTAGTGTCATTCAAAGATTTAATAATAGAGGAGAAAATGTTGATGATCTATTTCAAGTAGGATGTATTGGTTTAATGAAATCTATAGATAATTTTGATTTATCACAAAATGTTAAGTTTTCAACTTATGCAGTGCCTATGATAATAGGAGAAATTAGAAGATATTTAAGAGATAATAATTCTATAAGAGTTAGCAGGTCCTTAAGAGATATTGCGTATAAAGCATTAATAGTACGTGATAAATTTATAAAAGACAATAATAAAGAGCCGACTATATCTCAAATTGCTAAAGAATTAGAATTACCGAGAGAAGAGGTTGTATTTGCTTTAGATGCAATACAAGATCCAGTATCTTTATTTGAACCAATTTATCATGATGGTGGAGATGCAATATTTGTTATGGATCAGATAAGTGACTCTAAAAATACAGATGAAAGTTGGCTTGAAAATATATCCATAAAGGAAGCGATGAAAAAGCTAACTGATAGAGAAAAATTAATTCTAAATTTAAGGTTTTTCAGAGGAAGAACTCAAATGGAAGTTGCAGATGAAATTGGAATTTCTCAAGCACAAGTATCTAGACTTGAAAAAACAGCTTTGAAGCATATGAGAAAACATGTTTAA
- the nrdR gene encoding transcriptional regulator NrdR yields the protein MKCPFCNFQESKVVDSRATDDNTTIRRRRECLKCNKRYTTYEKIEDFPVLVVKKDLTRENFNKEKIINGLIIACQKRPVSRKQIEDIAYEIEKSISNRMVTEIASKDIGEMVMDKLKKVDEISYVRFASVYRQFKDINTFLEEIKNLVVN from the coding sequence GTGAAATGTCCATTTTGTAATTTTCAAGAAAGTAAGGTTGTGGATTCTAGAGCAACAGATGATAATACTACAATTAGAAGACGAAGGGAATGCTTAAAGTGTAATAAAAGATATACTACGTATGAGAAGATAGAAGATTTTCCAGTTTTGGTAGTTAAAAAAGATTTGACTAGAGAGAATTTTAATAAGGAAAAAATTATTAACGGTCTTATTATTGCTTGTCAAAAAAGACCAGTATCAAGAAAGCAAATAGAAGATATAGCTTATGAAATAGAAAAATCAATCTCTAATAGAATGGTTACTGAAATAGCATCTAAAGATATAGGTGAAATGGTTATGGATAAACTTAAAAAAGTTGATGAAATATCATATGTAAGATTTGCTTCTGTCTATAGACAGTTTAAGGATATAAATACTTTTCTAGAAGAAATTAAAAATTTAGTAGTTAATTAA
- a CDS encoding phosphate ABC transporter substrate-binding protein gives MKKNTLKLIVSTLLITMIGGSMVGCGSQNNKDNVGSNVSSSITVSGSSALLPLMEQSIEKFNEINPDSEISAQAGGSGTGLTQVLEGTVDIGNSDIFAEEKLDESQAKELVDHKVIAQGFGIVVNKSLGITNLSKDQIKGIFSGKITNWKDVGGEDKEIFLIHRKSGSGTRGTFENKVLDGDKSLENDSLGAVQDSNGAVLTAMKQNDGAISYLALSYMNTAEAKETLQVANIDGVSAEKENIRDGNYPFWSWGHMYTKGEAEGLSKEFINFITSEENKESIENLGFIPGSEIKEK, from the coding sequence ATGAAAAAAAATACTTTAAAACTTATAGTTAGTACATTATTAATAACTATGATTGGAGGAAGCATGGTAGGATGTGGTTCTCAAAATAATAAAGATAATGTAGGAAGTAACGTAAGTAGTTCAATAACAGTAAGCGGATCATCAGCATTGTTACCATTGATGGAACAATCAATTGAAAAATTTAATGAAATAAATCCAGATTCTGAAATAAGTGCGCAAGCAGGTGGATCAGGAACAGGTTTGACACAAGTATTAGAAGGAACAGTTGATATTGGAAATTCAGATATATTTGCGGAAGAAAAATTGGATGAATCACAAGCAAAAGAATTAGTAGATCATAAAGTTATAGCTCAAGGTTTTGGAATTGTTGTGAATAAATCATTAGGAATTACAAATTTAAGTAAAGACCAAATAAAAGGAATATTTTCAGGAAAGATAACAAATTGGAAAGATGTTGGTGGTGAAGATAAAGAAATTTTTTTAATTCATAGAAAATCAGGTTCTGGAACAAGAGGTACGTTTGAAAATAAGGTATTAGATGGAGATAAATCATTAGAAAATGATTCTTTGGGTGCAGTTCAAGACTCAAATGGTGCAGTTCTTACTGCGATGAAGCAAAATGATGGAGCAATAAGTTATTTAGCTCTTTCGTATATGAATACAGCTGAGGCTAAAGAAACTTTACAAGTTGCTAATATTGATGGCGTATCAGCAGAAAAGGAAAATATAAGAGATGGAAATTATCCTTTCTGGTCATGGGGACATATGTATACAAAAGGCGAAGCAGAAGGATTAAGTAAAGAATTTATAAACTTTATAACAAGTGAAGAAAATAAAGAAAGTATAGAAAATCTAGGATTTATTCCAGGATCTGAAATAAAAGAAAAATAA
- the pstC gene encoding phosphate ABC transporter permease subunit PstC has protein sequence MKNRSFKERLKNEYLGQGFATLCGILIIIITCLILVFIVSKGIKSFTQNGYSISGFLFKDNWQPNREQPSFGALAFILGSTCVSIGAVILSSPIAIALAIFTNIISSKFGNKVIKPSLEILVGIPSVVYGWVGISVLVPFIKNNVGGMGFSLLAGILVLSLMILPTIATLAIDAIKNIPNNHIEASYGLGATRWQTIRRVIVPGAKTGILTGVVLGIARAFGEALAVQMVIGNTVKLPDGLLSSMSTLTSIITMDMANTVGGTMWNDALWTLALILLIISFVFIVIVRKIEKRSAV, from the coding sequence ATGAAAAATAGAAGTTTTAAGGAAAGGCTTAAAAATGAATATTTGGGTCAAGGTTTTGCAACTTTATGTGGAATATTAATAATAATAATTACATGTTTGATATTAGTATTTATAGTTTCAAAAGGAATTAAATCATTTACCCAAAATGGATATAGCATAAGTGGATTTTTGTTTAAAGATAATTGGCAACCAAATAGGGAACAGCCTTCCTTTGGAGCTTTAGCATTCATCTTAGGTTCTACATGTGTATCAATAGGAGCTGTAATCTTAAGTTCTCCTATTGCAATTGCACTAGCTATTTTTACTAACATCATTTCTAGTAAGTTTGGAAATAAAGTAATTAAACCATCATTAGAGATATTAGTTGGAATACCATCAGTAGTTTATGGATGGGTTGGTATATCAGTATTAGTACCATTTATAAAGAACAATGTTGGCGGAATGGGATTTTCTCTTTTAGCAGGTATATTAGTTTTATCATTAATGATTTTACCTACTATTGCTACTTTAGCCATAGATGCAATAAAGAATATACCTAATAATCATATAGAAGCTTCTTATGGATTGGGTGCAACTAGATGGCAAACAATAAGAAGAGTAATAGTACCAGGAGCTAAGACAGGGATTTTAACAGGTGTAGTTTTAGGTATAGCAAGAGCATTTGGTGAGGCTCTTGCAGTACAAATGGTAATTGGAAATACTGTTAAATTACCAGATGGACTTCTTTCTTCAATGTCTACTTTAACTAGTATTATAACAATGGATATGGCAAATACAGTAGGTGGAACAATGTGGAATGATGCTTTATGGACATTAGCATTAATATTACTTATCATTTCATTTGTTTTTATAGTTATAGTTAGAAAGATAGAAAAAAGGAGCGCTGTGTAA
- a CDS encoding YlmC/YmxH family sporulation protein has translation MEAEMYSLNAMRSMEIIDISTGRKLGFVKDFKVDCDDNKIISLILPGTTMKSWFLKDEEIEVKWDDIVKVGVDVILVKTDNIQSYDYNNG, from the coding sequence ATGGAGGCAGAAATGTATTCGCTTAATGCCATGAGATCTATGGAGATAATAGATATATCTACAGGACGTAAACTTGGATTTGTAAAAGATTTTAAAGTGGATTGTGATGATAATAAGATAATTTCATTAATTTTACCAGGAACAACTATGAAATCTTGGTTTTTGAAAGATGAAGAAATAGAAGTTAAATGGGATGATATAGTAAAAGTTGGAGTAGATGTTATATTAGTGAAAACAGATAATATTCAAAGTTATGATTATAATAATGGGTAG
- the sigE gene encoding RNA polymerase sporulation sigma factor SigE: MRRIILFLNKLLSKFKLFRRKLYYVGGSDALPPPLTKDEEETLVNNLMHGDESIRSILIERNLRLVVYIARKFENTGVHVEDLISVGTIGLIKAVNTFNPEKKIKLATYASRCIENEILMYLRRNSKIKAEISFYEPLNIDWDGNELLLSDILGTENDEVYNLIEDEVDKQLLLMALKILNDREKEIVRLRFGLNGTREKTQKEVADMLGISQSYISRLEKKIIKRLKKEISKMI, translated from the coding sequence ATGAGACGAATTATTTTATTTTTAAATAAGTTATTATCTAAGTTTAAGTTATTTAGAAGGAAGTTATATTATGTAGGTGGTAGCGATGCACTTCCACCACCATTAACAAAGGATGAAGAAGAAACTTTAGTGAATAATCTTATGCATGGAGATGAAAGCATAAGAAGTATTTTGATTGAAAGAAATTTAAGATTAGTTGTTTATATAGCAAGAAAGTTTGAAAATACAGGTGTTCATGTAGAGGATTTAATTTCAGTAGGAACTATTGGACTTATAAAAGCAGTAAATACTTTTAATCCAGAGAAAAAAATAAAATTGGCAACTTATGCATCTAGATGTATAGAAAATGAAATTTTAATGTATTTAAGAAGAAACAGTAAAATAAAAGCAGAAATTTCATTTTATGAACCTTTAAATATAGATTGGGATGGAAATGAATTATTGTTATCCGATATTTTAGGAACTGAAAATGATGAAGTGTATAATTTAATTGAGGATGAAGTTGATAAGCAATTGTTATTAATGGCACTTAAAATTTTAAATGATAGAGAAAAAGAAATTGTAAGGCTTAGATTTGGGTTAAATGGAACAAGGGAAAAGACTCAAAAAGAAGTTGCAGATATGCTTGGAATATCTCAATCTTATATTTCAAGATTGGAGAAAAAAATAATTAAGAGGTTAAAAAAAGAAATAAGTAAAATGATTTAG
- a CDS encoding sigma-E processing peptidase SpoIIGA, whose protein sequence is MEVYIDILILENFIVNLFLMILTMKILKYKVKDILLICSGFIGALYTIVLLFPNLNILTSFPCRIIVLYIMIKISYRKQGIINTIKAMSIFLLLTFTLSGLCFLFSINQNQYFIGQSFEISKYSIKYLILGGMIIYMFFNRLIEYIKNKLMINNFKFNIQFKVSDKVYDIKSFLDTGNELREPISNLPCILIEKDFISTIDFNGNDTYYIPYSAIGYGGNLKGIKVESIKIKGERFYSEVDAIICPCNEKLSRENDFNALLSRGVI, encoded by the coding sequence ATGGAGGTATATATAGATATTTTAATTTTAGAAAATTTTATAGTTAATTTATTTCTTATGATACTTACAATGAAAATATTAAAATATAAAGTTAAAGATATTCTATTAATATGCTCAGGTTTTATAGGAGCGCTGTATACGATTGTACTATTATTTCCTAATTTAAATATATTAACTTCATTTCCTTGCAGAATAATAGTTTTATATATAATGATTAAGATAAGTTATAGAAAACAGGGTATTATCAATACAATTAAAGCTATGAGTATATTTTTACTCTTAACATTTACATTAAGTGGATTATGTTTTTTATTTTCAATAAATCAGAACCAATATTTTATAGGACAAAGTTTTGAAATAAGTAAGTATTCAATTAAGTATTTAATATTAGGTGGAATGATAATATATATGTTTTTTAATAGATTAATAGAATATATTAAAAATAAATTAATGATAAATAATTTTAAATTTAATATACAGTTTAAAGTATCAGATAAGGTTTATGATATAAAAAGTTTTTTAGATACAGGAAATGAATTAAGAGAACCTATTAGTAATCTTCCATGTATTTTAATAGAAAAAGATTTTATAAGCACGATAGATTTTAACGGAAATGATACTTATTATATACCATATAGTGCTATAGGTTATGGGGGGAATTTAAAAGGAATAAAGGTAGAATCAATAAAAATAAAAGGTGAAAGATTTTATAGTGAAGTAGATGCTATTATATGTCCATGCAATGAAAAATTAAGTAGAGAAAATGATTTTAACGCATTGTTATCAAGAGGAGTAATATAA